In Desulfovibrio oxyclinae DSM 11498, a single genomic region encodes these proteins:
- the ablB gene encoding putative beta-lysine N-acetyltransferase: protein MKIGSSQVQHGPASDRVYLMKLDDADMPGIVDRLDELASEMGYTKIFAKIPAAALPWFRTGGFVTEAYVPRMYRGESAGCFMSRYLAKDRAVPGNEKLICDVLDVAEDKACSPLAPAVDCSEVRRMGPEDAEKMAEVYAAVFESYPFPITDPGFIRESMEDDVAFYGVMSERGIEALASAEKDPSWLCAEMTDFATLPGNRGKGLAGKLLARMESDLAEEGYCTAYTIARAWSFGMNAVFARAGYRHAGVLPNNTQIGGTLESMNVWHKQISAR, encoded by the coding sequence ATGAAGATCGGTTCCTCGCAGGTCCAGCACGGGCCTGCGAGTGACCGGGTCTACCTCATGAAACTCGACGATGCCGATATGCCCGGTATCGTGGACCGGCTGGACGAGCTGGCCAGCGAAATGGGGTACACCAAGATATTCGCCAAGATTCCGGCCGCAGCCCTGCCGTGGTTCCGCACGGGCGGTTTCGTGACTGAAGCCTATGTGCCGCGCATGTACCGCGGTGAATCCGCAGGCTGTTTCATGAGCCGCTATCTGGCCAAGGACCGCGCCGTGCCGGGCAATGAAAAGCTCATCTGCGACGTACTCGACGTGGCCGAGGACAAGGCCTGCTCGCCGCTGGCTCCGGCTGTGGACTGCTCGGAGGTGCGCAGAATGGGACCGGAGGATGCGGAAAAGATGGCCGAGGTCTATGCCGCGGTCTTTGAATCCTATCCGTTCCCCATCACCGATCCCGGCTTCATTCGGGAGTCCATGGAAGATGACGTGGCGTTTTATGGCGTCATGTCGGAGCGGGGCATCGAGGCGCTTGCTTCGGCGGAAAAGGATCCGTCATGGCTTTGCGCGGAAATGACCGACTTTGCGACCCTGCCGGGCAACCGGGGCAAGGGGCTCGCAGGAAAACTGCTGGCGCGAATGGAAAGTGATCTTGCCGAAGAGGGATACTGTACCGCCTATACTATCGCACGCGCCTGGAGCTTCGGGATGAACGCCGTTTTCGCCCGAGCCGGATATCGACACGCAGGGGTTTTGCCCAACAACACGCAGATCGGCGGTACGCTGGAGAGCATGAATGTCTGGCACAAGCAGATCTCCGCTCGGTAA
- a CDS encoding YitT family protein, protein MSGTSRSPLGKGPTFRFDYTYSVWWNLLLISVGSAIVSWGVKSLANPHEFIPGGMFGLSSLMYYWTGWLNPGLLFFILSVPIFLLAWVKVSKRFFLYSAYATFAATAFYEIINIPIPVQNHVYACVSAGVMIGFGAGIVLRSLGSNGGLDVVAVYLYQRYNIGIGKVYLTFNSILFATSLARVSLDTIVASIIMVFITAMTVDQTLSMFNQRKVVFIISDMANEISDCILTELRQSATFLYGFGAYTRKEKNVLMTVVNNVQLKKLEEITFSNDQNALFIVENTFSVLGSSFSRRKIY, encoded by the coding sequence ATGTCTGGCACAAGCAGATCTCCGCTCGGTAAAGGGCCAACCTTTCGGTTTGACTACACCTACTCGGTATGGTGGAACCTGCTGCTCATCTCAGTGGGTTCCGCCATTGTTTCGTGGGGCGTCAAGAGCCTTGCCAACCCGCATGAATTCATCCCCGGCGGCATGTTCGGTCTGTCCTCGCTCATGTACTACTGGACGGGCTGGCTCAACCCGGGCCTGCTGTTCTTCATCCTGAGCGTCCCCATCTTTCTTTTGGCGTGGGTGAAGGTCAGCAAGCGTTTTTTTCTTTATAGTGCCTACGCGACGTTTGCCGCCACGGCGTTCTACGAGATCATCAATATCCCCATTCCGGTGCAGAATCATGTCTATGCGTGCGTTTCGGCGGGGGTGATGATCGGTTTCGGGGCGGGGATAGTGCTGCGTTCGCTCGGCTCCAACGGCGGGCTGGACGTGGTGGCAGTCTACCTTTACCAGCGCTACAACATCGGCATCGGGAAGGTCTACCTGACCTTCAACTCCATTCTGTTTGCCACCAGTCTGGCGCGCGTTTCGCTGGATACCATCGTGGCCTCCATCATCATGGTCTTCATTACGGCCATGACCGTGGATCAGACCCTGTCCATGTTCAACCAGAGAAAGGTCGTGTTCATCATTTCGGACATGGCCAACGAGATCAGCGACTGCATCCTGACCGAACTGAGGCAGAGCGCTACGTTCCTCTATGGCTTCGGTGCCTATACCCGCAAAGAGAAGAACGTGCTCATGACCGTGGTCAACAACGTGCAGCTCAAGAAACTTGAGGAAATCACTTTTTCCAACGACCAGAACGCGCTGTTCATCGTGGAAAACACCTTCTCCGTACTCGGGTCCAGTTTCTCGCGACGCAAGATTTACTGA